Proteins encoded by one window of Melanotaenia boesemani isolate fMelBoe1 chromosome 10, fMelBoe1.pri, whole genome shotgun sequence:
- the ska1 gene encoding spindle and kinetochore-associated protein 1 isoform X2, giving the protein MADLEEISQHIHDKISSLQLMLDLSVTELPQHKIKKLGQELFTLERLLEEFEKCVDQQKQQLKHLKETEESFQKTLEDVMHIKDNSPIYIPRKNGPVSGSEAGRNQHEAVDHQADGVKKTSRNFVKEMEFITTPEFESIPQYMKGRVSYEQLNAAVQSFNAAVTAKYKILRQPGKTLNNHSRKLQQRFKDQETKETRGRGNFIH; this is encoded by the exons ATGGCCGACCTTGAAGAGATCAGCCAACACATTCATGACAAAATATCATCCTTGCAGCTCATGTTGGATCTGTCGGTTACTG agcTTCCGCAACACAAGATAAAGAAACTGGGACAAGAACTCTTCACACTTGAGAGACTTCTGGAAGAGTTTGAAAAGTGTGTTGATCAACAGAAACAGCAGCTAAAGCACCTGAAG GAAACCGAGGAAAGTTTTCAGAAGACTCTGGAGGATGTCATGCACATCAAGGACAACAGTCCCATTTATATTCCCAGAAAAAATGGACCAGTCAG TGGAAGTGAAGCTGGAAGAAACCAGCACGAAGCAGTAGATCATCAAGCAGATGGCGTTAAAAAGACGAGCAGGAACTTCGTCAAAGAGATGGAGTTCATCACCACGCCAGAGTTTGAGAGCATCCCTCA GTACATGAAAGGACGTGTGTCGTATGAGCAGCTTAATGCTGCCGTGCAAAGCTTTAACGCTGCAGTAACAGCCAAGTACAAGATCCTCCGTCAGCCTGGGAAAACTCTCAACAATCATTCCCGCAAACTGCAGCAGCGCTTCAAGGACCAGGAGACCAAAGAGACGAGAG